The Ictalurus furcatus strain D&B chromosome 12, Billie_1.0, whole genome shotgun sequence nucleotide sequence actaatatctgtgtagcctgtttggtgaggtagggtcagattttcttgatgttgtaaaggatgaacctacaggaccttgcagttgctgagatatggtctgcaaAGGTCAAGCCATCATTAAGAATGTAGAACAgtaatacggcttctctcctatgtgaatgcgctggtgaaGTTTGAGAGTACCCTGgagagtaaaactcttcccacactgtccacagtgatacggctttacgcctgtgtgaatgcgctcgtgtATTTGGAGACTACTCTgacgagtaaaactcttcccacactgtccacagtgatacggctttattcctgtgtgaatgcgctggtgtattTGGAGACTATTCTGActagtaaaactcttcccacactgtccacagtgatacggcttctctcctgtgtgaatgcgctcgtgCTGCCGGAGACTACTCTTTTGACTAAAATTCTTCCCACACtgcgagcagtgatacggcttctctcctgtgtgaatgcgctcgtgCTGCCGGAGATTACTCTTttgaataaaactcttcccacactgcgaGCAGTGGTACGGCTTtactcctgtgtgaatgcgctggtgacTGTTGAAAATACTCAGACAAATAAAAGTCTTCCCACACTGttcacagtgatacggcttctctcctgtgtgaatgcgctgatgtGTTTGAACATAACTCTCTCgactaaaactcttcccacactgtccacagtgatacggctttacgcctgtgtgaatgcgctggtgtacttggagatgactctgacaagtaaaactcttcccacactggggGCAGTGATACggcctctctcctgtgtgaatacgcTCGTGCTGCTGGAGACTTCTCTTTCgactaaaactcttcccacactgcgagcagtgatacggctttactcctgtgtgaatgagctGGTGAAGGTTGAGACTACtcagacaaataaaacttttcccacactgtccacagtgatgaggcttctctcctgtgtgaatgcgctggtgtgtttGAAGATAACTCTtttgagtaaaactcttcccacactgtccacagtgatacggcttctctcctgtgtgaatgcgctggtgacGTTTGAGATTACCCTGgagagtaaaactcttcccacactgtccacagtgatacggctttacgcctgtgtgaatgcgctcgtgtATTTGGAGACTATTCTGActagtaaaactcttcccacactgtccacagtgatacggcctctctcctgtgtgaatacgcTGGTGTATTTGGAGACTATTCTGActagtaaaactcttcccacactgtccacagtgatacggctttaCTCCTGTGTGAACGCGCTGGTGTATTTGGAGACTATTCTGActagtaaaactcttcccacactgtccacagtgatccagcttctctcctgtgtgaatgcgctcgtgCTGCCGGAGACTACTCTTTTGACTAAAATTCTTCCCACACtgcgagcagtgatacggcttctctcctgtgtgaatgcgctcgtgATGCCGGAGATTACTCTTttgaataaaactcttcccacactgcgaGCAGTGGTACGGCTTtactcctgtgtgaatgcgctggtgacTGTTGAAAATACTCAGACAAATAAAAGTCTTCCCACACTGttcacagtgatacggcttctctcctgtgtgaatgcgctgatgtGTTTGAACATAACTCTCTCgactaaaactcttcccacactgtccacagtgatacgg carries:
- the LOC128615557 gene encoding zinc finger protein 850-like isoform X1, with the protein product MKSESGRRSLGKSPQTPAATGSKMYHCSDCGKSFTKCGDLQKHECIHTGEKPYHCGQCGKSFTYQSNLQIHQRIHTGEKPYYCLQCGKSFTRQSHLQIHQRIHTGEKPYHCGQCEKSFTSQSSLQIHQRIHTGERPYHCGQCGKSFTSQNSLQIHERIHTGVKPYHCGQCGKSFTLQGNLKRHQRIHTGEKPYHCGQCGKSFTQKSYLQTHQRIHTGEKPHHCGQCGKSFICLSSLNLHQLIHTGVKSYHCSQCGKSFSRKRSLQQHERIHTGERPYHCPQCGKSFTCQSHLQVHQRIHTGVKPYHCGQCGKSFSRESYVQTHQRIHTGEKPYHCEQCGKTFICLSIFNSHQRIHTGVKPYHCSQCGKSFIQKSNLRHHERIHTGEKPYHCSQCGKNFSQKSSLRQHERIHTGEKLDHCGQCGKSFTSQNSLQIHQRVHTGVKPYHCGQCGKSFTSQNSLQIHQRIHTGERPYHCGQCGKSFTSQNSLQIHERIHTGVKPYHCGQCGKSFTLQGNLKRHQRIHTGEKPYHCGQCGKSFTQKSYLQTHQRIHTGEKPHHCGQCGKSFICLSSLNLHQLIHTGVKPYHCSQCGKSFSRKRSLQQHERIHTGERPYHCPQCGKSFTCQSHLQVHQRIHTGVKPYHCGQCGKSFSRESYVQTHQRIHTGEKPYHCEQCGKTFICLSIFNSHQRIHTGVKPYHCSQCGKSFIQKSNLRQHERIHTGEKPYHCSQCGKNFSQKSSLRQHERIHTGEKPYHCGQCGKSFTSQNSLQIHQRIHTGIKPYHCGQCGKSFTRQSSLQIHERIHTGVKPYHCGQCGKSFTLQGTLKLHQRIHIGEKPYYCSTFLMMA